From Pseudobdellovibrio exovorus JSS, a single genomic window includes:
- a CDS encoding lytic transglycosylase domain-containing protein yields the protein MLKHLTIVILLALLSSCSHTNSSPHDGQTSDQLSSADSIGHFRVSEDAKEEKQAQKRPDQQVEELEDIPVEINANVNKWIDYFQNRGRVHMERYLRRSTRYESLMKKVLRDNKLPEDLFYIALIESGFSAQAFSHASAVGYWQFIRGTGKRYKLDINQLVDERRDPVLSTQAAADYFKDLYQRFDSWYLAMAAYNVGEGRVERVIKKYKTKDFWTLIKNRRALPAETANYVPKYIAAKLIAKNPDQYGFEGIDYMPPIEFDHVTLDEPVNLRLMAEKMNINYEDFKALNPKFKGEVAPLEKDQTLGLRIPPGSYEAAVIAAKESTVDKVVYIADQKEIQPYRVRKGDTFSTIARKYRTTVAYLRDINDFPRKRQLRAGQRIFVPDRTPLNVKRPSLAKKSTAKRAPVASKRQPAKYHIVKKGENLATIAKKYSSSVADIKKANNIKSRSVLKIGTKIVVPDTNKKL from the coding sequence ATGCTAAAACATCTCACTATCGTTATTTTGTTAGCACTTTTGTCTAGCTGTTCTCATACGAATTCATCACCTCATGATGGTCAAACATCCGATCAACTGTCTTCTGCAGATAGTATCGGCCACTTTCGTGTCAGTGAAGATGCTAAAGAAGAAAAGCAGGCGCAGAAAAGACCGGATCAGCAAGTGGAAGAGCTTGAAGATATTCCTGTCGAAATTAATGCTAATGTGAATAAATGGATCGATTACTTTCAAAATCGTGGACGCGTGCATATGGAAAGATATTTACGTCGTTCTACACGCTATGAATCTTTAATGAAAAAGGTTCTACGTGATAATAAATTACCGGAAGATCTTTTCTACATTGCCTTAATTGAATCTGGATTCAGTGCGCAGGCGTTCAGTCATGCTTCAGCTGTAGGTTATTGGCAATTTATTCGTGGAACAGGTAAACGCTACAAATTAGACATCAATCAGTTGGTGGATGAAAGACGTGACCCTGTCTTATCAACACAAGCTGCGGCGGATTACTTCAAAGATCTTTATCAGAGATTTGACTCATGGTACTTGGCGATGGCGGCCTATAATGTAGGTGAAGGACGCGTCGAAAGAGTTATTAAAAAATATAAAACAAAAGATTTTTGGACATTGATTAAAAATCGTAGGGCTTTACCAGCTGAAACAGCAAACTATGTCCCTAAATATATTGCAGCCAAGTTGATTGCTAAGAACCCTGATCAGTATGGGTTTGAAGGAATTGACTATATGCCGCCGATTGAGTTCGATCATGTGACATTAGATGAGCCGGTGAACTTACGTTTGATGGCTGAAAAAATGAATATCAACTATGAAGACTTTAAAGCCCTGAATCCAAAATTCAAAGGGGAAGTGGCTCCGCTGGAAAAGGATCAAACCTTAGGGTTAAGAATTCCTCCGGGAAGTTACGAAGCGGCTGTCATTGCGGCTAAGGAAAGTACGGTAGATAAAGTAGTTTATATTGCAGACCAAAAAGAAATTCAGCCGTATCGTGTACGTAAAGGCGATACATTTTCAACTATTGCTAGAAAGTACAGAACGACTGTGGCTTACTTGCGCGACATCAATGATTTTCCACGTAAGCGTCAGTTAAGAGCAGGGCAAAGAATTTTTGTTCCAGATAGAACTCCATTGAATGTCAAACGTCCGAGCTTGGCTAAGAAGTCCACAGCGAAAAGAGCACCTGTGGCGAGTAAACGTCAGCCAGCAAAATACCATATCGTTAAAAAAGGTGAAAATTTAGCGACAATAGCTAAGAAGTACAGTTCATCGGTGGCAGATATTAAGAAAGCTAATAATATTAAATCTAGAAGTGTCTTGAAAATTGGAACTAAGATTGTAGTCCCTGATACAAATAAAAAACTCTAA